Proteins from a genomic interval of Syngnathus typhle isolate RoL2023-S1 ecotype Sweden linkage group LG15, RoL_Styp_1.0, whole genome shotgun sequence:
- the c2cd2l gene encoding phospholipid transfer protein C2CD2L isoform X6 has translation MVMELQELGWLALVGLFLASLLIVLVWLFQFSLSLLQQWRRRNAAEQHPHRSLRQHPHHDLAAGVWGFLLKLRPIWDGEAVAELGVKALLTSLFSFKSFSEHCRKNWIKALNEQACRNGSSIQITFDSSVQFIPAPAIESVTCTDRSAQRTVLHCRCRVDTVAFPVTVTQQSPAAVAMDTYQITIAPTVVKVVVCLEDAEDEGLLVSWTLSKEPSLKLTASPCKLLRHGVDDKVDLDVIRSLVEDTLFSSHPAMILNLRTCTRNFPGPVEHLSVGSKLVPPSVFVQRLLLRQLRVTLIKGQWSSSVELCCVLSLNQPSSERTTRFLPVPTNPKTPMEWREEITLELSPETKELRVRLLERNGSSEQFLSGYGSLALDLQSKVPTSVVLTINPSHSLEPIATITAELLYVETEDLRSPMHSSITPTKKVDVDRTIMPDGTIVTTVTTVQSRLKLDRSPEVTEKKPTILSDGSGTPPSPDPSKTAIRQLTESNSKMARKTPTKRSTLIISGVSKVPLSKDNCTLSGGYAAAMDAAMQSNHFGAGHHQELDETTPSDVSERPSVDDVDSDTGSTGALETRSLKDHKVGFLQSGSKLLFRRRHRQKEPCLSQSHEDISKMDNSFTAEADSGRKKSGSFSRRLIKRFSFRSSGKRKGKGTSTNGGAGSANN, from the exons ATGGTGATGGAGCTCCAGGAGTTGGGGTGGCTGGCCCTGGTGGGGCTTTTCCTGGCCTCCTTACTCATCGTGCTGGTCTGGCTCTTCCAATTCTCACTGAGTCTCTTGCAACAGTGGAGACGCAGGAATGCCGCCGAGCAGCATCCGCATCGATCCCTCAGGCAGCATCCTCACCACGACTTGGCTGCAGGTGTGTGGGGCTTCCTGCTCAAGCTGCGTCCGATTTGGGATGGAGAAGCCGTGGCTGAGCTCGGAGTTAAAGCCTTGTTGACCTCCCTCTTCTCCTTCAAGTCGTTCAGTGAGCACTGTCGCAAGAACTGGATCAAAGCTCTGAACGAGCAAGCTTGCAGAAATGGG AGCTCCATCCAAATCACTTTTGACAGCAGTGTCCAGTTTATTCCTGCCCCTGCAATTGAGAGTGTCACCTGCACTGACCGATCGGCACAAAGAACT GTTTTACATTGTAGATGTCGGGTGGACACGGTGGCATTTCCTGTGACTGTTACTCAGCAGTCCCCCGCTGCCGTTGCCATGGACACCTATCAGATTACGATCGCACCTACAGTGGTAAAG GTGGTCGTTTGTCTGGAGGATGCGGAGGATGAAGGACTCTTGGTGTCCTGGACTCTTTCCAAGGAACCGTCATTGAAACTCACTGCGTCGCCATGCAAACTGCTAAGACAT GGCGTTGATGACAAAGTAGATCTGGACGTGATAAGGAGCTTGGTAGAGGATACTCTATTCAGCTCTCATCCTGCCATGATCCTCAACCTCAGGACTTGTACAAGGAATTTTCCa GGCCCCGTGGAGCACCTATCAGTAGGATCCAAGCTTGTACCTCCGAGTGTCTTTGTGCAGCGACTGCTTCTACGTCAGCTCAGGGTGACCTTAATTAAAG GCCAGTGGTCGAGCTCAGTCGAGCTGTGCTGCGTCCTCAGCCTGAACCAACCCTCCTCAGAAAGGACAACCCGCTTTCTGCCTGTGCCCACCAACCCAAAGACCCCAATGGAATGGAGAGAAGAAATTACACT GGAGCTGAGTCCAGAAACCAAAGAGCTGAGAGTGAGACTTCTGGAGCGGAATGGCAGCAGCGAGC AATTTCTTTCAGGCTATGGCTCCTTGGCCTTGGACCTCCAGTCCAAAGTTCCTACCTCTGTCGTACTCACAATAAACCCAAGCCACTCCTTGGAGCCTATCGCCACCATAACAGCGGAA CTCCTCTATGTGGAAACTGAGGACCTCAGGTCGCCCATGCATTCCTCAATCACCCCCACCAAAAAGGTCGATGTGGATCGAACCATCATGCCGGATGGAACCATCGTCACCACTGTAACGACGGTCCAGTCCAGACTGAAATTGGACCGCAGTCCAG AGGTGACAGAAAAGAAGCCCACCATTCTCTCTGATGGAAGCGGGACCCCCCCAAGCCCTGATCCGAGCA AAACAGCCATTCGTCAGCTGACCGAGTCCAACTCCAAAATGGCTCGAAAGACCCCGACAAAGAGAAGCACATTGATCATCTCAGGAGTGTCAAAG GTTCCTCTTTCAAAAGACAACTGCACACTGTCAGGTGGCTACGCCGCAGCAATGGATGCCGCCATGCAAAGCAACCATTTTGGAGCGGGACACCACCAAGAGCTCGATGAAACCACACCTTCCGATGTATCTGAGCGTCCCTCTGTGGATGATGTGGACTCAGATACTGGCTCCACTGGTGCTTTAGAAACACGCAGCCTCAAGGATCATAAAG TGGGATTTCTGCAGAGCGGATCGAAGCTGTTGTTCCGCAGAAGACATCGCCAGAAGGAGCCCTGCCTCAGCCAGTCCCACGAAGATATCTCCAAAATGGACAATAGTTTTACTGCGGAAGCAGACAGTGGTCGAAAGAAGTCCGGTAGCTTCTCACGACGTCTCATCAAGCGCTTCTCCTTCCGCTCATCAGGGAAACGGAAAGGAAAAGGCACAAGCACCAACGGAGGTGCGGGCTCAGCTAAtaactga
- the c2cd2l gene encoding phospholipid transfer protein C2CD2L isoform X1, whose translation MVMELQELGWLALVGLFLASLLIVLVWLFQFSLSLLQQWRRRNAAEQHPHRSLRQHPHHDLAAGVWGFLLKLRPIWDGEAVAELGVKALLTSLFSFKSFSEHCRKNWIKALNEQACRNGSSIQITFDSSVQFIPAPAIESVTCTDRSAQRTVLHCRCRVDTVAFPVTVTQQSPAAVAMDTYQITIAPTVVKVVVCLEDAEDEGLLVSWTLSKEPSLKLTASPCKLLRHGVDDKVDLDVIRSLVEDTLFSSHPAMILNLRTCTRNFPGPVEHLSVGSKLVPPSVFVQRLLLRQLRVTLIKGQWSSSVELCCVLSLNQPSSERTTRFLPVPTNPKTPMEWREEITLELSPETKELRVRLLERNGSSEQFLSGYGSLALDLQSKVPTSVVLTINPSHSLEPIATITAELLYVETEDLRSPMHSSITPTKKVDVDRTIMPDGTIVTTVTTVQSRLKLDRSPGDSPLRSPSKVEVTEKKPTILSDGSGTPPSPDPSKASCLSNGLDPVAETAIRQLTESNSKMARKTPTKRSTLIISGVSKVPLSKDNCTLSGGYAAAMDAAMQSNHFGAGHHQELDETTPSDVSERPSVDDVDSDTGSTGALETRSLKDHKVGFLQSGSKLLFRRRHRQKEPCLSQSHEDISKMDNSFTAEADSGRKKSGSFSRRLIKRFSFRSSGKRKGKGTSTNGGAGSANN comes from the exons ATGGTGATGGAGCTCCAGGAGTTGGGGTGGCTGGCCCTGGTGGGGCTTTTCCTGGCCTCCTTACTCATCGTGCTGGTCTGGCTCTTCCAATTCTCACTGAGTCTCTTGCAACAGTGGAGACGCAGGAATGCCGCCGAGCAGCATCCGCATCGATCCCTCAGGCAGCATCCTCACCACGACTTGGCTGCAGGTGTGTGGGGCTTCCTGCTCAAGCTGCGTCCGATTTGGGATGGAGAAGCCGTGGCTGAGCTCGGAGTTAAAGCCTTGTTGACCTCCCTCTTCTCCTTCAAGTCGTTCAGTGAGCACTGTCGCAAGAACTGGATCAAAGCTCTGAACGAGCAAGCTTGCAGAAATGGG AGCTCCATCCAAATCACTTTTGACAGCAGTGTCCAGTTTATTCCTGCCCCTGCAATTGAGAGTGTCACCTGCACTGACCGATCGGCACAAAGAACT GTTTTACATTGTAGATGTCGGGTGGACACGGTGGCATTTCCTGTGACTGTTACTCAGCAGTCCCCCGCTGCCGTTGCCATGGACACCTATCAGATTACGATCGCACCTACAGTGGTAAAG GTGGTCGTTTGTCTGGAGGATGCGGAGGATGAAGGACTCTTGGTGTCCTGGACTCTTTCCAAGGAACCGTCATTGAAACTCACTGCGTCGCCATGCAAACTGCTAAGACAT GGCGTTGATGACAAAGTAGATCTGGACGTGATAAGGAGCTTGGTAGAGGATACTCTATTCAGCTCTCATCCTGCCATGATCCTCAACCTCAGGACTTGTACAAGGAATTTTCCa GGCCCCGTGGAGCACCTATCAGTAGGATCCAAGCTTGTACCTCCGAGTGTCTTTGTGCAGCGACTGCTTCTACGTCAGCTCAGGGTGACCTTAATTAAAG GCCAGTGGTCGAGCTCAGTCGAGCTGTGCTGCGTCCTCAGCCTGAACCAACCCTCCTCAGAAAGGACAACCCGCTTTCTGCCTGTGCCCACCAACCCAAAGACCCCAATGGAATGGAGAGAAGAAATTACACT GGAGCTGAGTCCAGAAACCAAAGAGCTGAGAGTGAGACTTCTGGAGCGGAATGGCAGCAGCGAGC AATTTCTTTCAGGCTATGGCTCCTTGGCCTTGGACCTCCAGTCCAAAGTTCCTACCTCTGTCGTACTCACAATAAACCCAAGCCACTCCTTGGAGCCTATCGCCACCATAACAGCGGAA CTCCTCTATGTGGAAACTGAGGACCTCAGGTCGCCCATGCATTCCTCAATCACCCCCACCAAAAAGGTCGATGTGGATCGAACCATCATGCCGGATGGAACCATCGTCACCACTGTAACGACGGTCCAGTCCAGACTGAAATTGGACCGCAGTCCAG GTGATTCTCCTTTGCGTTCCCCTTCCAAAGTAGAGGTGACAGAAAAGAAGCCCACCATTCTCTCTGATGGAAGCGGGACCCCCCCAAGCCCTGATCCGAGCA AGGCCAGCTGCTTGTCTAATGGCTTGGATCCTGTTGCAGAAACAGCCATTCGTCAGCTGACCGAGTCCAACTCCAAAATGGCTCGAAAGACCCCGACAAAGAGAAGCACATTGATCATCTCAGGAGTGTCAAAG GTTCCTCTTTCAAAAGACAACTGCACACTGTCAGGTGGCTACGCCGCAGCAATGGATGCCGCCATGCAAAGCAACCATTTTGGAGCGGGACACCACCAAGAGCTCGATGAAACCACACCTTCCGATGTATCTGAGCGTCCCTCTGTGGATGATGTGGACTCAGATACTGGCTCCACTGGTGCTTTAGAAACACGCAGCCTCAAGGATCATAAAG TGGGATTTCTGCAGAGCGGATCGAAGCTGTTGTTCCGCAGAAGACATCGCCAGAAGGAGCCCTGCCTCAGCCAGTCCCACGAAGATATCTCCAAAATGGACAATAGTTTTACTGCGGAAGCAGACAGTGGTCGAAAGAAGTCCGGTAGCTTCTCACGACGTCTCATCAAGCGCTTCTCCTTCCGCTCATCAGGGAAACGGAAAGGAAAAGGCACAAGCACCAACGGAGGTGCGGGCTCAGCTAAtaactga
- the c2cd2l gene encoding phospholipid transfer protein C2CD2L isoform X2, which translates to MVMELQELGWLALVGLFLASLLIVLVWLFQFSLSLLQQWRRRNAAEQHPHRSLRQHPHHDLAAGVWGFLLKLRPIWDGEAVAELGVKALLTSLFSFKSFSEHCRKNWIKALNEQACRNGSSIQITFDSSVQFIPAPAIESVTCTDRSAQRTVLHCRCRVDTVAFPVTVTQQSPAAVAMDTYQITIAPTVVKVVVCLEDAEDEGLLVSWTLSKEPSLKLTASPCKLLRHGVDDKVDLDVIRSLVEDTLFSSHPAMILNLRTCTRNFPGPVEHLSVGSKLVPPSVFVQRLLLRQLRVTLIKGQWSSSVELCCVLSLNQPSSERTTRFLPVPTNPKTPMEWREEITLELSPETKELRVRLLERNGSSEQFLSGYGSLALDLQSKVPTSVVLTINPSHSLEPIATITAELLYVETEDLRSPMHSSITPTKKVDVDRTIMPDGTIVTTVTTVQSRLKLDRSPVEVTEKKPTILSDGSGTPPSPDPSKASCLSNGLDPVAETAIRQLTESNSKMARKTPTKRSTLIISGVSKVPLSKDNCTLSGGYAAAMDAAMQSNHFGAGHHQELDETTPSDVSERPSVDDVDSDTGSTGALETRSLKDHKVGFLQSGSKLLFRRRHRQKEPCLSQSHEDISKMDNSFTAEADSGRKKSGSFSRRLIKRFSFRSSGKRKGKGTSTNGGAGSANN; encoded by the exons ATGGTGATGGAGCTCCAGGAGTTGGGGTGGCTGGCCCTGGTGGGGCTTTTCCTGGCCTCCTTACTCATCGTGCTGGTCTGGCTCTTCCAATTCTCACTGAGTCTCTTGCAACAGTGGAGACGCAGGAATGCCGCCGAGCAGCATCCGCATCGATCCCTCAGGCAGCATCCTCACCACGACTTGGCTGCAGGTGTGTGGGGCTTCCTGCTCAAGCTGCGTCCGATTTGGGATGGAGAAGCCGTGGCTGAGCTCGGAGTTAAAGCCTTGTTGACCTCCCTCTTCTCCTTCAAGTCGTTCAGTGAGCACTGTCGCAAGAACTGGATCAAAGCTCTGAACGAGCAAGCTTGCAGAAATGGG AGCTCCATCCAAATCACTTTTGACAGCAGTGTCCAGTTTATTCCTGCCCCTGCAATTGAGAGTGTCACCTGCACTGACCGATCGGCACAAAGAACT GTTTTACATTGTAGATGTCGGGTGGACACGGTGGCATTTCCTGTGACTGTTACTCAGCAGTCCCCCGCTGCCGTTGCCATGGACACCTATCAGATTACGATCGCACCTACAGTGGTAAAG GTGGTCGTTTGTCTGGAGGATGCGGAGGATGAAGGACTCTTGGTGTCCTGGACTCTTTCCAAGGAACCGTCATTGAAACTCACTGCGTCGCCATGCAAACTGCTAAGACAT GGCGTTGATGACAAAGTAGATCTGGACGTGATAAGGAGCTTGGTAGAGGATACTCTATTCAGCTCTCATCCTGCCATGATCCTCAACCTCAGGACTTGTACAAGGAATTTTCCa GGCCCCGTGGAGCACCTATCAGTAGGATCCAAGCTTGTACCTCCGAGTGTCTTTGTGCAGCGACTGCTTCTACGTCAGCTCAGGGTGACCTTAATTAAAG GCCAGTGGTCGAGCTCAGTCGAGCTGTGCTGCGTCCTCAGCCTGAACCAACCCTCCTCAGAAAGGACAACCCGCTTTCTGCCTGTGCCCACCAACCCAAAGACCCCAATGGAATGGAGAGAAGAAATTACACT GGAGCTGAGTCCAGAAACCAAAGAGCTGAGAGTGAGACTTCTGGAGCGGAATGGCAGCAGCGAGC AATTTCTTTCAGGCTATGGCTCCTTGGCCTTGGACCTCCAGTCCAAAGTTCCTACCTCTGTCGTACTCACAATAAACCCAAGCCACTCCTTGGAGCCTATCGCCACCATAACAGCGGAA CTCCTCTATGTGGAAACTGAGGACCTCAGGTCGCCCATGCATTCCTCAATCACCCCCACCAAAAAGGTCGATGTGGATCGAACCATCATGCCGGATGGAACCATCGTCACCACTGTAACGACGGTCCAGTCCAGACTGAAATTGGACCGCAGTCCAG TAGAGGTGACAGAAAAGAAGCCCACCATTCTCTCTGATGGAAGCGGGACCCCCCCAAGCCCTGATCCGAGCA AGGCCAGCTGCTTGTCTAATGGCTTGGATCCTGTTGCAGAAACAGCCATTCGTCAGCTGACCGAGTCCAACTCCAAAATGGCTCGAAAGACCCCGACAAAGAGAAGCACATTGATCATCTCAGGAGTGTCAAAG GTTCCTCTTTCAAAAGACAACTGCACACTGTCAGGTGGCTACGCCGCAGCAATGGATGCCGCCATGCAAAGCAACCATTTTGGAGCGGGACACCACCAAGAGCTCGATGAAACCACACCTTCCGATGTATCTGAGCGTCCCTCTGTGGATGATGTGGACTCAGATACTGGCTCCACTGGTGCTTTAGAAACACGCAGCCTCAAGGATCATAAAG TGGGATTTCTGCAGAGCGGATCGAAGCTGTTGTTCCGCAGAAGACATCGCCAGAAGGAGCCCTGCCTCAGCCAGTCCCACGAAGATATCTCCAAAATGGACAATAGTTTTACTGCGGAAGCAGACAGTGGTCGAAAGAAGTCCGGTAGCTTCTCACGACGTCTCATCAAGCGCTTCTCCTTCCGCTCATCAGGGAAACGGAAAGGAAAAGGCACAAGCACCAACGGAGGTGCGGGCTCAGCTAAtaactga
- the c2cd2l gene encoding phospholipid transfer protein C2CD2L isoform X5 has protein sequence MVMELQELGWLALVGLFLASLLIVLVWLFQFSLSLLQQWRRRNAAEQHPHRSLRQHPHHDLAAGVWGFLLKLRPIWDGEAVAELGVKALLTSLFSFKSFSEHCRKNWIKALNEQACRNGSSIQITFDSSVQFIPAPAIESVTCTDRSAQRTVLHCRCRVDTVAFPVTVTQQSPAAVAMDTYQITIAPTVVKVVVCLEDAEDEGLLVSWTLSKEPSLKLTASPCKLLRHGVDDKVDLDVIRSLVEDTLFSSHPAMILNLRTCTRNFPGPVEHLSVGSKLVPPSVFVQRLLLRQLRVTLIKGQWSSSVELCCVLSLNQPSSERTTRFLPVPTNPKTPMEWREEITLELSPETKELRVRLLERNGSSEQFLSGYGSLALDLQSKVPTSVVLTINPSHSLEPIATITAELLYVETEDLRSPMHSSITPTKKVDVDRTIMPDGTIVTTVTTVQSRLKLDRSPVEVTEKKPTILSDGSGTPPSPDPSKTAIRQLTESNSKMARKTPTKRSTLIISGVSKVPLSKDNCTLSGGYAAAMDAAMQSNHFGAGHHQELDETTPSDVSERPSVDDVDSDTGSTGALETRSLKDHKVGFLQSGSKLLFRRRHRQKEPCLSQSHEDISKMDNSFTAEADSGRKKSGSFSRRLIKRFSFRSSGKRKGKGTSTNGGAGSANN, from the exons ATGGTGATGGAGCTCCAGGAGTTGGGGTGGCTGGCCCTGGTGGGGCTTTTCCTGGCCTCCTTACTCATCGTGCTGGTCTGGCTCTTCCAATTCTCACTGAGTCTCTTGCAACAGTGGAGACGCAGGAATGCCGCCGAGCAGCATCCGCATCGATCCCTCAGGCAGCATCCTCACCACGACTTGGCTGCAGGTGTGTGGGGCTTCCTGCTCAAGCTGCGTCCGATTTGGGATGGAGAAGCCGTGGCTGAGCTCGGAGTTAAAGCCTTGTTGACCTCCCTCTTCTCCTTCAAGTCGTTCAGTGAGCACTGTCGCAAGAACTGGATCAAAGCTCTGAACGAGCAAGCTTGCAGAAATGGG AGCTCCATCCAAATCACTTTTGACAGCAGTGTCCAGTTTATTCCTGCCCCTGCAATTGAGAGTGTCACCTGCACTGACCGATCGGCACAAAGAACT GTTTTACATTGTAGATGTCGGGTGGACACGGTGGCATTTCCTGTGACTGTTACTCAGCAGTCCCCCGCTGCCGTTGCCATGGACACCTATCAGATTACGATCGCACCTACAGTGGTAAAG GTGGTCGTTTGTCTGGAGGATGCGGAGGATGAAGGACTCTTGGTGTCCTGGACTCTTTCCAAGGAACCGTCATTGAAACTCACTGCGTCGCCATGCAAACTGCTAAGACAT GGCGTTGATGACAAAGTAGATCTGGACGTGATAAGGAGCTTGGTAGAGGATACTCTATTCAGCTCTCATCCTGCCATGATCCTCAACCTCAGGACTTGTACAAGGAATTTTCCa GGCCCCGTGGAGCACCTATCAGTAGGATCCAAGCTTGTACCTCCGAGTGTCTTTGTGCAGCGACTGCTTCTACGTCAGCTCAGGGTGACCTTAATTAAAG GCCAGTGGTCGAGCTCAGTCGAGCTGTGCTGCGTCCTCAGCCTGAACCAACCCTCCTCAGAAAGGACAACCCGCTTTCTGCCTGTGCCCACCAACCCAAAGACCCCAATGGAATGGAGAGAAGAAATTACACT GGAGCTGAGTCCAGAAACCAAAGAGCTGAGAGTGAGACTTCTGGAGCGGAATGGCAGCAGCGAGC AATTTCTTTCAGGCTATGGCTCCTTGGCCTTGGACCTCCAGTCCAAAGTTCCTACCTCTGTCGTACTCACAATAAACCCAAGCCACTCCTTGGAGCCTATCGCCACCATAACAGCGGAA CTCCTCTATGTGGAAACTGAGGACCTCAGGTCGCCCATGCATTCCTCAATCACCCCCACCAAAAAGGTCGATGTGGATCGAACCATCATGCCGGATGGAACCATCGTCACCACTGTAACGACGGTCCAGTCCAGACTGAAATTGGACCGCAGTCCAG TAGAGGTGACAGAAAAGAAGCCCACCATTCTCTCTGATGGAAGCGGGACCCCCCCAAGCCCTGATCCGAGCA AAACAGCCATTCGTCAGCTGACCGAGTCCAACTCCAAAATGGCTCGAAAGACCCCGACAAAGAGAAGCACATTGATCATCTCAGGAGTGTCAAAG GTTCCTCTTTCAAAAGACAACTGCACACTGTCAGGTGGCTACGCCGCAGCAATGGATGCCGCCATGCAAAGCAACCATTTTGGAGCGGGACACCACCAAGAGCTCGATGAAACCACACCTTCCGATGTATCTGAGCGTCCCTCTGTGGATGATGTGGACTCAGATACTGGCTCCACTGGTGCTTTAGAAACACGCAGCCTCAAGGATCATAAAG TGGGATTTCTGCAGAGCGGATCGAAGCTGTTGTTCCGCAGAAGACATCGCCAGAAGGAGCCCTGCCTCAGCCAGTCCCACGAAGATATCTCCAAAATGGACAATAGTTTTACTGCGGAAGCAGACAGTGGTCGAAAGAAGTCCGGTAGCTTCTCACGACGTCTCATCAAGCGCTTCTCCTTCCGCTCATCAGGGAAACGGAAAGGAAAAGGCACAAGCACCAACGGAGGTGCGGGCTCAGCTAAtaactga
- the c2cd2l gene encoding phospholipid transfer protein C2CD2L isoform X3 codes for MVMELQELGWLALVGLFLASLLIVLVWLFQFSLSLLQQWRRRNAAEQHPHRSLRQHPHHDLAAGVWGFLLKLRPIWDGEAVAELGVKALLTSLFSFKSFSEHCRKNWIKALNEQACRNGSSIQITFDSSVQFIPAPAIESVTCTDRSAQRTVLHCRCRVDTVAFPVTVTQQSPAAVAMDTYQITIAPTVVKVVVCLEDAEDEGLLVSWTLSKEPSLKLTASPCKLLRHGVDDKVDLDVIRSLVEDTLFSSHPAMILNLRTCTRNFPGPVEHLSVGSKLVPPSVFVQRLLLRQLRVTLIKGQWSSSVELCCVLSLNQPSSERTTRFLPVPTNPKTPMEWREEITLELSPETKELRVRLLERNGSSEQFLSGYGSLALDLQSKVPTSVVLTINPSHSLEPIATITAELLYVETEDLRSPMHSSITPTKKVDVDRTIMPDGTIVTTVTTVQSRLKLDRSPEVTEKKPTILSDGSGTPPSPDPSKASCLSNGLDPVAETAIRQLTESNSKMARKTPTKRSTLIISGVSKVPLSKDNCTLSGGYAAAMDAAMQSNHFGAGHHQELDETTPSDVSERPSVDDVDSDTGSTGALETRSLKDHKVGFLQSGSKLLFRRRHRQKEPCLSQSHEDISKMDNSFTAEADSGRKKSGSFSRRLIKRFSFRSSGKRKGKGTSTNGGAGSANN; via the exons ATGGTGATGGAGCTCCAGGAGTTGGGGTGGCTGGCCCTGGTGGGGCTTTTCCTGGCCTCCTTACTCATCGTGCTGGTCTGGCTCTTCCAATTCTCACTGAGTCTCTTGCAACAGTGGAGACGCAGGAATGCCGCCGAGCAGCATCCGCATCGATCCCTCAGGCAGCATCCTCACCACGACTTGGCTGCAGGTGTGTGGGGCTTCCTGCTCAAGCTGCGTCCGATTTGGGATGGAGAAGCCGTGGCTGAGCTCGGAGTTAAAGCCTTGTTGACCTCCCTCTTCTCCTTCAAGTCGTTCAGTGAGCACTGTCGCAAGAACTGGATCAAAGCTCTGAACGAGCAAGCTTGCAGAAATGGG AGCTCCATCCAAATCACTTTTGACAGCAGTGTCCAGTTTATTCCTGCCCCTGCAATTGAGAGTGTCACCTGCACTGACCGATCGGCACAAAGAACT GTTTTACATTGTAGATGTCGGGTGGACACGGTGGCATTTCCTGTGACTGTTACTCAGCAGTCCCCCGCTGCCGTTGCCATGGACACCTATCAGATTACGATCGCACCTACAGTGGTAAAG GTGGTCGTTTGTCTGGAGGATGCGGAGGATGAAGGACTCTTGGTGTCCTGGACTCTTTCCAAGGAACCGTCATTGAAACTCACTGCGTCGCCATGCAAACTGCTAAGACAT GGCGTTGATGACAAAGTAGATCTGGACGTGATAAGGAGCTTGGTAGAGGATACTCTATTCAGCTCTCATCCTGCCATGATCCTCAACCTCAGGACTTGTACAAGGAATTTTCCa GGCCCCGTGGAGCACCTATCAGTAGGATCCAAGCTTGTACCTCCGAGTGTCTTTGTGCAGCGACTGCTTCTACGTCAGCTCAGGGTGACCTTAATTAAAG GCCAGTGGTCGAGCTCAGTCGAGCTGTGCTGCGTCCTCAGCCTGAACCAACCCTCCTCAGAAAGGACAACCCGCTTTCTGCCTGTGCCCACCAACCCAAAGACCCCAATGGAATGGAGAGAAGAAATTACACT GGAGCTGAGTCCAGAAACCAAAGAGCTGAGAGTGAGACTTCTGGAGCGGAATGGCAGCAGCGAGC AATTTCTTTCAGGCTATGGCTCCTTGGCCTTGGACCTCCAGTCCAAAGTTCCTACCTCTGTCGTACTCACAATAAACCCAAGCCACTCCTTGGAGCCTATCGCCACCATAACAGCGGAA CTCCTCTATGTGGAAACTGAGGACCTCAGGTCGCCCATGCATTCCTCAATCACCCCCACCAAAAAGGTCGATGTGGATCGAACCATCATGCCGGATGGAACCATCGTCACCACTGTAACGACGGTCCAGTCCAGACTGAAATTGGACCGCAGTCCAG AGGTGACAGAAAAGAAGCCCACCATTCTCTCTGATGGAAGCGGGACCCCCCCAAGCCCTGATCCGAGCA AGGCCAGCTGCTTGTCTAATGGCTTGGATCCTGTTGCAGAAACAGCCATTCGTCAGCTGACCGAGTCCAACTCCAAAATGGCTCGAAAGACCCCGACAAAGAGAAGCACATTGATCATCTCAGGAGTGTCAAAG GTTCCTCTTTCAAAAGACAACTGCACACTGTCAGGTGGCTACGCCGCAGCAATGGATGCCGCCATGCAAAGCAACCATTTTGGAGCGGGACACCACCAAGAGCTCGATGAAACCACACCTTCCGATGTATCTGAGCGTCCCTCTGTGGATGATGTGGACTCAGATACTGGCTCCACTGGTGCTTTAGAAACACGCAGCCTCAAGGATCATAAAG TGGGATTTCTGCAGAGCGGATCGAAGCTGTTGTTCCGCAGAAGACATCGCCAGAAGGAGCCCTGCCTCAGCCAGTCCCACGAAGATATCTCCAAAATGGACAATAGTTTTACTGCGGAAGCAGACAGTGGTCGAAAGAAGTCCGGTAGCTTCTCACGACGTCTCATCAAGCGCTTCTCCTTCCGCTCATCAGGGAAACGGAAAGGAAAAGGCACAAGCACCAACGGAGGTGCGGGCTCAGCTAAtaactga